The following coding sequences lie in one Delphinus delphis chromosome 9, mDelDel1.2, whole genome shotgun sequence genomic window:
- the GPR22 gene encoding G-protein coupled receptor 22, whose product MCFSPILEINMQSESNITVRDDIDDINTNMYQPLSYPLSFQVSLTGFLMLEIVLGLGSNLTVLVLYCMKSNLINSVSNIITMNLHVLDVIICVGCIPLTIVILLLSLESNTALICCFHEACVSFTSVSTAINVFAITLDRYDISVKPANRILTMGRAVMLMISIWIFSFFSFLIPFIEVNFFSLQSGNTWENKTLLCVSTNEYYTELGMYYHLLVQIPIFFFTVIVMLITYSKILQALNIRIGTRFSTGQKKKARKKKTISLTTQHETTDMSQSSGGRNVVFGVRTSVSVIIALRRAMKRHRERRERQKRVFKMSLLIISTFLLCWTPISVLNTTILCLGPSDLLVKLRLCFLVMGYGTTIFHPLLYAFTRQKFQKVLKSKMKKRVVSIVEADPMPNNAVIHNSWIDPKRNKKITFEDSEIREKCLVPQVVTD is encoded by the coding sequence ATgtgtttttctcccattctggaaATCAACATGCAGTCTGAATCTAACATTACAGTGCGAGATGACATTGATGACATCAACACCAATATGTACCAACCACTATCATATCCATTAAGCTTTCAAGTGTCTCTCACCGGATTTCTTATGTTAGAAATTGTGTTGGGACTTGGCAGCAACCTCACCGTATTGGTACTTTACTGCATGAAATCCAACTTAATCAACTCTGTCAGTAACATTATTACGATGAATCTTCATGTACTTGATGTAATCATTTGTGTGGGATGTATTCCTCTAACTATAGTTATTCTTCTGCTTTCACTGGAGAGTAACACTGCTCTCATCTGCTGTTTCCATGAGGCCTGTGTATCTTTTACAAGTGTCTCAACAGCAATCAACGTTTTTGCTATCACTTTGGACAGATATGACATCTCTGTAAAGCCTGCAAACCGAATTCTGACAATGGGCAGAGCTGTAATGCTAATGATATCCATttggattttttcatttttctcattcctgATTCCCTTTATTGAGGTAAATTTTTTCAGCCTTCAAAGTGGAAATACATGGGAAAACAAGACACTTCTGTGTGTCAGTACGAATGAATACTACACTGAACTGGGAATGTATTATCACCTGCTAGTACAGATCCCAATATTCTTTTTCACTGTCATAGTAATGTTAATCACATACAGCAAAATACTTCAGGCCCTCAATATTCGAATAGGCACAAGATTCTCAACAGGgcagaagaagaaagcaagaaagaaaaagacgaTTTCTCTAACCACACAACACGAGACTACAGACATGTCACAAAGCAGTGGTGGGAGAAATGTAGTCTTTGGTGTTAGAACTTCAGTCTCTGTAATAATTGCCCTCCGGCGAGCTATGAAACGACACCGTGAACGACGAGAAAGGCAAAAGAGGGTCTTCAAAATGTCTTTATTGATTATTTCTACATTTCTTCTCTGCTGGACaccaatttctgttttaaataccACCATTTTATGTTTAGGCCCAAGTGACCTTTTAGTAAAATTAAGGTTGTGTTTTCTAGTCATGGGTTATGGAACAACTATATTTCATCCTCTATTATATGCATTTACTAGACAAAAATTTCAAAAGGtcttgaaaagtaaaatgaaaaagcgaGTTGTTTCCATAGTAGAAGCTGATCCCATGCCTAATAATGCTGTAATACACAACTCTTGGATAGatcctaaaagaaacaaaaaaattacctttGAAGATAGtgaaattagagaaaaatgtttAGTACCTCAGGTTGTCACAGACTAG